One region of Eretmochelys imbricata isolate rEreImb1 chromosome 2, rEreImb1.hap1, whole genome shotgun sequence genomic DNA includes:
- the EXOC3 gene encoding exocyst complex component 3 isoform X2, whose amino-acid sequence MEETDREAVATAVQRVAGMLQRPDQLDKVEQYRRREARKKASVEARLKAAIQSQLDGVRTGLSQLHNALNDVKDIQRSLIDVNKDWRQSINTIENLKDVKDAVVQHSQLAAAVENLKNIFSVPEIVRETQDLTEQGELLQAHRKLMDLECSRDDLMYEQYRMDSKNTHDMNLIHIYFGDMQKLSEELAKQLWMVVQRSLVTVRRDPTLLVSVVRIIEREEKIDRRMLDRKKQTGFIPPGRPKKWKEKMFNILDRTVTTRIEGTQADTRESDKMWLVRHLEIIRKYVLDDLLVAKNLMVQCFPPHYDIFKKLLSMYHQALSTRMQDLASEDLEANEIVSLLTWVLNTYKSTEMMGNSELAPEVDVNSLNPLISQNAVDQLLSKYMSTLTSNIIGWLRKALETDKKDWIKETEPEADQDGYYQTTLPAIVFQMFEQNLQVAAQISEDLKMKVLVLCLQQMNSFLTRYKEEAQLYKEEHLKNRQHPQCYVQYMIAVINNCQTFKESIISLKRKYLKNEMEEGMSSSHANMDVILDTIAKEGCSSLLDEVFMDLEPHLNELMTKKWLTGSNAVDTICVTVEDYFNDFARIKKPYKKKMTVEAHRRVVMEYIKAIMLKRISFKNAEERKEGAERMIKEADQFRFLFKKLAAGSEEDTEGLCDIIVAIAEVIKLTDPSLLYLEVSTLVSKYPDISIHLIVSKWEERILDKETEKLTCEHNI is encoded by the exons GAATGACGTAAAGGACATACAGCGATCTTTGATAGATGTCAATAAAGACTGGCGACAGAGTATCAACACCATAGAAAACCTGAAAGATGTTAAGGATGCTGTAGTCCAACATAGTCAGCTGGCAGCTGCTGTAGAAAACCTCAAAAATATCTTCTCAG ttcCAGAGATTGTTAGGGAGACTCAGGATTTGACTGAGCAAGGGGAACTTCTGCAAGCCCATAGAAAGCTGATGGACTTAGAGTGTTCTCGTGATGATCTGATGTATGAGCAGTATCGTATGGATAGCAAGAACACCCATGACATGAATCTCATCCATATTTACTTTGGGGATATGCAAAAACTCTCTGAGGAGCTTGCCAAACAACTCTGGATGGTGGTTCAAAGATCTCTAGTTACTGTTCGTCGAGACCCAACCTTGCTTGTCTCAGTTGTCAGGATAATtgagagggaagagaaaatagACAGGCGCATGCTAGACCGGAAAAAACAAACTGGGTTCATTCCTCCTGGCAGACCAAAGAAGtggaaagaaaaaatgttcaATATTTTGGACAGAACTGTAACTACCAGGATTGAAGGCACTCAAGCAGATACTAGAGAATCTGACAAAATGTGGCTTGTGCGCCATCTGGAAATCATACGCAAATATGTCCTTGATGATCTGCTAGTGGCCAAAAACCTAATGGTTCAATGTTTTCCCCCACAttatgacattttcaaaaaattattGAGCATGTACCACCAGGCTTTGTCCACACGCATGCAGGATCTCGCTTCAGAAGATCTGGAAGCAAATGAGATTGTTAGCCTTTTAACTTGGGTTTTAAATACATATAAAAG TACAGAGATGATGGGGAATTCCGAACTGGCCCCAGAAGTGGATGTAAATTCTCTAAATCCTTTAATTTCACAAAATGCGGTAGACCAGCTTCTTAGCAAGTACATGTCGACACTTACT TCCAACATCATTGGTTGGCTACGAAAAGCACTGGAGACAGATAAAAAAGACTGGATAAAAGAAACTGAGCCAGAAGCAGATCAAGATGGGTACTATCAGACTACACTCCCAGCTATTGTTTTTCAG ATGTTTGAGCAGAATCTTCAGGTGGCTGCTCAGATAAGTGAAGATTTGAAAATGAAGGTACTGGTTCTCTGTCTTCAACAAATGAATTCATTCCTgacaag GTACAAAGAAGAAGCCCAATTATATAAAGAGGAGCACCTAAAAAATCGTCAGCATCCTCAGTGCTATGTTCAATATATGATTGCAGTAATCAACAACTGTCAGACCTTTAA AGAATCTATAATCAgtttgaaaaggaaatatttgaaaaatgaaatgGAAGAGGGAATGTCAAGCAGCCATGCAAACATGGATGTAATTTTAGACACCATTGCCAAGGAAGGATGCTCTAGTCTGCTAGATGAAGTCTTCATGGATTTAGAG CCACATCTCAATGAGCTGATGACAAAGAAGTGGCTGACTGGATCCAATGCTGTGGACACCATCTGTGTCACTGTAGAGGATTATTTCAATGATTTTGCAAGAATAAAAAAACCCTATAAAAAG AAAATGACTGTTGAGGCCCATCGTAGAGTGGTTATGGAGTACATCAAGGCTATCATGTTAAAACGTATATCTTTCAAGAAtgcagaagagagaaaagaaggtGCAGAAAGAATGATCAAAGAAGCAGACCAGTTCaggtttctgtttaaaaaattagCAGCT GGATCTGAAGAGGACACTGAAGGGCTTTGTGACATCATTGTAGCCATTGCAGAAGTTATCAAGCTGACTGATCCTTCATTGCTTTATCTGGAAGTCTCAACTTTAGTTAGTAAATACCCAGACATCAG CATTCATCTCATAGTTTCAAAGTGGGAGGAGAGAATTCTTGACAAAGAGACTGAGAAGTTGACCTGTGAGCACAATATTTGA
- the EXOC3 gene encoding exocyst complex component 3 isoform X1, which yields MEETDREAVATAVQRVAGMLQRPDQLDKVEQYRRREARKKASVEARLKAAIQSQLDGVRTGLSQLHNALNDVKDIQRSLIDVNKDWRQSINTIENLKDVKDAVVQHSQLAAAVENLKNIFSVPEIVRETQDLTEQGELLQAHRKLMDLECSRDDLMYEQYRMDSKNTHDMNLIHIYFGDMQKLSEELAKQLWMVVQRSLVTVRRDPTLLVSVVRIIEREEKIDRRMLDRKKQTGFIPPGRPKKWKEKMFNILDRTVTTRIEGTQADTRESDKMWLVRHLEIIRKYVLDDLLVAKNLMVQCFPPHYDIFKKLLSMYHQALSTRMQDLASEDLEANEIVSLLTWVLNTYKSTEMMGNSELAPEVDVNSLNPLISQNAVDQLLSKYMSTLTSNIIGWLRKALETDKKDWIKETEPEADQDGYYQTTLPAIVFQMFEQNLQVAAQISEDLKMKVLVLCLQQMNSFLTRYKEEAQLYKEEHLKNRQHPQCYVQYMIAVINNCQTFKESIISLKRKYLKNEMEEGMSSSHANMDVILDTIAKEGCSSLLDEVFMDLEPHLNELMTKKWLTGSNAVDTICVTVEDYFNDFARIKKPYKKKMTVEAHRRVVMEYIKAIMLKRISFKNAEERKEGAERMIKEADQFRFLFKKLAAGSEEDTEGLCDIIVAIAEVIKLTDPSLLYLEVSTLVSKYPDIRDDHIAALLTVRGDASRDMKQTIIETLDQGSNQPNPNYVPIFKEITVPTLSVPKLLK from the exons GAATGACGTAAAGGACATACAGCGATCTTTGATAGATGTCAATAAAGACTGGCGACAGAGTATCAACACCATAGAAAACCTGAAAGATGTTAAGGATGCTGTAGTCCAACATAGTCAGCTGGCAGCTGCTGTAGAAAACCTCAAAAATATCTTCTCAG ttcCAGAGATTGTTAGGGAGACTCAGGATTTGACTGAGCAAGGGGAACTTCTGCAAGCCCATAGAAAGCTGATGGACTTAGAGTGTTCTCGTGATGATCTGATGTATGAGCAGTATCGTATGGATAGCAAGAACACCCATGACATGAATCTCATCCATATTTACTTTGGGGATATGCAAAAACTCTCTGAGGAGCTTGCCAAACAACTCTGGATGGTGGTTCAAAGATCTCTAGTTACTGTTCGTCGAGACCCAACCTTGCTTGTCTCAGTTGTCAGGATAATtgagagggaagagaaaatagACAGGCGCATGCTAGACCGGAAAAAACAAACTGGGTTCATTCCTCCTGGCAGACCAAAGAAGtggaaagaaaaaatgttcaATATTTTGGACAGAACTGTAACTACCAGGATTGAAGGCACTCAAGCAGATACTAGAGAATCTGACAAAATGTGGCTTGTGCGCCATCTGGAAATCATACGCAAATATGTCCTTGATGATCTGCTAGTGGCCAAAAACCTAATGGTTCAATGTTTTCCCCCACAttatgacattttcaaaaaattattGAGCATGTACCACCAGGCTTTGTCCACACGCATGCAGGATCTCGCTTCAGAAGATCTGGAAGCAAATGAGATTGTTAGCCTTTTAACTTGGGTTTTAAATACATATAAAAG TACAGAGATGATGGGGAATTCCGAACTGGCCCCAGAAGTGGATGTAAATTCTCTAAATCCTTTAATTTCACAAAATGCGGTAGACCAGCTTCTTAGCAAGTACATGTCGACACTTACT TCCAACATCATTGGTTGGCTACGAAAAGCACTGGAGACAGATAAAAAAGACTGGATAAAAGAAACTGAGCCAGAAGCAGATCAAGATGGGTACTATCAGACTACACTCCCAGCTATTGTTTTTCAG ATGTTTGAGCAGAATCTTCAGGTGGCTGCTCAGATAAGTGAAGATTTGAAAATGAAGGTACTGGTTCTCTGTCTTCAACAAATGAATTCATTCCTgacaag GTACAAAGAAGAAGCCCAATTATATAAAGAGGAGCACCTAAAAAATCGTCAGCATCCTCAGTGCTATGTTCAATATATGATTGCAGTAATCAACAACTGTCAGACCTTTAA AGAATCTATAATCAgtttgaaaaggaaatatttgaaaaatgaaatgGAAGAGGGAATGTCAAGCAGCCATGCAAACATGGATGTAATTTTAGACACCATTGCCAAGGAAGGATGCTCTAGTCTGCTAGATGAAGTCTTCATGGATTTAGAG CCACATCTCAATGAGCTGATGACAAAGAAGTGGCTGACTGGATCCAATGCTGTGGACACCATCTGTGTCACTGTAGAGGATTATTTCAATGATTTTGCAAGAATAAAAAAACCCTATAAAAAG AAAATGACTGTTGAGGCCCATCGTAGAGTGGTTATGGAGTACATCAAGGCTATCATGTTAAAACGTATATCTTTCAAGAAtgcagaagagagaaaagaaggtGCAGAAAGAATGATCAAAGAAGCAGACCAGTTCaggtttctgtttaaaaaattagCAGCT GGATCTGAAGAGGACACTGAAGGGCTTTGTGACATCATTGTAGCCATTGCAGAAGTTATCAAGCTGACTGATCCTTCATTGCTTTATCTGGAAGTCTCAACTTTAGTTAGTAAATACCCAGACATCAG GGATGACCACATTGCGGCTTTGCTGACAGTAAGAGGAGATGCCAGCAGGGACATGAAACAGACCATCATTGAAACTCTGGACCAAGGTTCAAACCAACCAAATCCTAActatgtgccaatttttaaagaaattacaGTTCCTACACTAAGTGTGCCAAAACTTCTTAAGTAA